A stretch of DNA from Sphingopyxis sp. MWB1:
GCGGACATATTCATCCGCACTCCATTGTTTCGGGGACCTTTTATGTTGCGGTGCCGCCGGGGTCGGGGGCGCTGAAGCTGGAAGACCCGCGTTTGCCGATGCTGATGGCGGCGCCGGGGCGCGAGGAGGATGCACCCGAACATTTCTTGCCCTTTATCTATGCCGAGCCCGCAGCCGGGCGGGTGTTTTTGTGGGAAAGCTGGCTGCGGCACGAGGTGATGCCGCATCAGGGCAAGGGCGAGCGAATTAGTATCAGCTTTAACTATCGCTGAGCTTTCCTATATGGGTTTTCACGGACCCACCCCCCATTCCGTTCGTGTCGGGCGAAGTCGAGACACCCATCGGCATGGCGCAAGTTCGAGGGGCATCTCGACTTCGCTCGATGCGAACGGTTCAGACAGGAAATGCCCATGACCGACACCGCCACCTATGACGCCGATCTTCAACTCTTCATTGCCGGGGAGTGGCGCGGCGGCGAGGGGCGGGAAGCGCGGCCGGTGGTCAACCCGGCGACCGCCAATACCATTGCCGAACTGCCGGTAGCGACGGTAGCCGATCTGGACGAAGCGCTGGCGGCGGCTGAGCGCGGCTGGCCGGTCTGGCGCGCGAAAACCCCCGATGAGCGCGGGGCGCTGATGCGAAAGGCGGCGCAGCTGATCCGCGAGCGCGCCCAGCATATCGCGACGCTGTTGACGCTGGAACAGGGCAAGCCGATCGCCGAGGCGCGCGGCGAGGTTTTGTCGGCGGCGGGATTGTTCGAATATTTTGCCGAACAGGGCAAAAGGATCGACGGGCGCGTTATCCAGCGGCCCGCTGGTCAGCGCGCGATGGTGCTGAAACAGCCGGTGGGACCGGTCGCGGCGTTCAGTCCGTGGAACTTCCCGGTCAATCTGATGGTCAAGAAAATCGCGCCGGCGCTGGCGGCGGGATGCGTCGTGATCGCCAAGGCGCCGGAGGAAACGCCGGGCTGCACCAGCGCGCTGATGCGCTGTATCGCCGATGCGGGGATTCCGGGTGACGTGGTGCAGCTTGTCTATGGCAATCCCGACATGATCAGCCGCCATTTGCTGGCGAGCCCGGTAATCCGCAAGGTCAGCTTCACCGGATCGACCGCGGTGGGCAAGCATCTGATGAAGCTTGCCGCCGATAATGTGCAGCGGATCACCATGGAGCTTGGCGGCCATGCGCCGGTGCTGATCTTTGACGATTGCGACCTGGAGGCGACGCTCGACCGGGTGGTTGCGCAGAAATTCCGCAATGCGGGGCAGGTGTGCGTGTCGCCGACGCGCTTTTATGTGCAGCAGGGCATTTACGATGCCTTTGTGAAGGGATTTGCCGAGCGCACCGCGCGGGTGAAGATCGGC
This window harbors:
- a CDS encoding NAD-dependent succinate-semialdehyde dehydrogenase, yielding MTDTATYDADLQLFIAGEWRGGEGREARPVVNPATANTIAELPVATVADLDEALAAAERGWPVWRAKTPDERGALMRKAAQLIRERAQHIATLLTLEQGKPIAEARGEVLSAAGLFEYFAEQGKRIDGRVIQRPAGQRAMVLKQPVGPVAAFSPWNFPVNLMVKKIAPALAAGCVVIAKAPEETPGCTSALMRCIADAGIPGDVVQLVYGNPDMISRHLLASPVIRKVSFTGSTAVGKHLMKLAADNVQRITMELGGHAPVLIFDDCDLEATLDRVVAQKFRNAGQVCVSPTRFYVQQGIYDAFVKGFAERTARVKIGSGLDADTQMGPLANERRIPALEAMIADAKAKGARVIAGGEATGEGYFFRPTALADVPIEADAMNQEPFGPMALIRPFASEEEALEQANRLPYGLAAFAFTENGRRINRIADGIESGMVGINSFVISSHDMPFGGIKQSGFGSESGPEGLDGYLVTKAVHIY